One Triticum dicoccoides isolate Atlit2015 ecotype Zavitan chromosome 5B, WEW_v2.0, whole genome shotgun sequence genomic window carries:
- the LOC119306936 gene encoding SNF2 domain-containing protein CLASSY 4-like, with translation MEQPRKQFNWTKRNDLLYMSGNVSVKTCKALMVYFNDMKSEVKVMLASTKMCGEGITLFGASPSRVVLLDVLWSPSIQRQAIGCAYRIGQQKIVHLYNLITEGTQEKGKYHIQAKKEQMSKKFFSSEPQPAECNPSSEFISIDRILEQMTEDENLKEIFLKIVPS, from the exons ATGGAACAGCCGAGGAAACAGTTCAACTGGACTAAACGCAACGACCTCCTGTATATGAGCGGAAATGTCTCCGTTAAAACTTGCAAAGCCTTGATGGTGTACTTCAATGATATGAAGAGCGAGGTCAAGGTGATGCTTGCATCGACCAAGATGTGTGGAGAAGGTATCACCCTCTTTGGAGCGTCGC CGTCGcgtgtggtgctcctcgatgttttgtgGAGCCCTTCTATCCAAAGGCAGGCGATTGGATGTGCATATCGAATTGGTCAGCAAAAGATTGTCCATTTATACAATCTAATCACAGAAGGAACACAAGAGAAGGGTAAATATCATATACAAGCTAAGAAGGAGCAAATGTCAAAAAAATTCTTTTCAAGTGAACCACAGCCTGCGGAGTGCAACCCTTCATCAGAATTTATTTCTATTGATAGGATTTTGGAACAAATGACAGAAGATGAAAATCTGAAAGAGATTTTTTTGAAAATAGTCCCATCATAG